In Silurus meridionalis isolate SWU-2019-XX unplaced genomic scaffold, ASM1480568v1 Scaffold617, whole genome shotgun sequence, the genomic stretch GATCTGCTGGGAttgatgatcagagacactgaAGCAGATTTAtctgttaataaatatattaatgttattatatttacatttatgacactgttttattaaaattaatgttgGTGAAAAATATGTAGAAAAAAGATTTAGTGTGTTGAAGTTGCTGCAGTGTACCAGAGTTAAATCATGaaacacagacatacatttCTTCTGTACAGTATAAAAGTTCAATCCTTCTCTTCTTCACTTATTCACACTCGAGCTTTATACTGGGTAAAATCTATTTGTTCTCTGTATGTAGGagtgtaaatataatttactgtGTTTCTACCCAGATCTTCTGTAAACTTGTTCTGTGTAATTCATTCACATACTCACCAGTAACATTTACCCAGAGTgcatcactgtagtgtgtgtagtagactGGGTTTCCTCTTCCAGCTCTGCATCTGTACTGACCTCCATCAGAGACACTGACTGATCTGATAAAGTAGTGATTTGTTTCAGTCTCAGTTTCacgtctctgtgtgtctttgctCCAGTAAAACTTCCATCCAGCAGACTGCAGCTTCAGTGTACAGTACAGAGTCACTGAGTTTCCTGTCAGTGCAGCTCCTTTAAGATCTGATGTGAGTTCAGGTTCAGGtttttctgttagagacaaaacaCATGTCACAGGAATCATTTTTATGAACATTAATTTATTAGGAACCTctacaaaaagaagaagaaaacatttttgttgtatCTGTAAAGATCCTACACTCAAATGAAGATTAAATAttgtaacatttattaaatctaTTATACTGAGACTTTAGTTCATGTAGGCAGTGTTTATGAAGTGAATTTGTTGGATGCATTAAAGATTCCAAAAAACTGTGTTTATCAGAGAAATCTGATCAtgtcaaaaaaagacaaaagggtgattcaa encodes the following:
- the LOC124382538 gene encoding Fc receptor-like protein 2; translation: MFIKMIPVTCVLSLTEKPEPELTSDLKGAALTGNSVTLYCTLKLQSAGWKFYWSKDTQRRETETETNHYFIRSVSVSDGGQYRCRAGRGNPVYYTHYSDALWVNVTDKSASVSLIINPSRSQHFTADSLSLSCEDQRDSTGWTVRRYTLNQTTFNCSSVSGSTCNISSLSPSHTGVYWCQSESGERSDSVNITVHNGDVILTVLSIL